The DNA window CGCTGGCGCGGTTGATCCCGGCCGGCGTGGACGTCCGCGGCAACTCCACGCGGGCCCGAATTGTGTTGTTCCGCAAGCCAATTGAACGACGGGCGAAAGACACCGTCGAACTCGGCGACTTGCTGCACGAAATCCTGGTGGCCCAGGTCGCCATCTATCTTGACGTTGAGCCGTCGGTCATCGATCCCACGATCGACGACGAATAACAGCGCGCAGTGCGCGCAGCGTGCGTCGTGCTCAGCGTGCGTCAGATAATGCCGCGCTTGAGGCGGCGGCGCTCGCGTTCAGACAATCCACCCCAGATACCGAAGCGCTCGTCGTGCTCGAGGGCGTACTCGAGGCACTCATGACGCACCTCGCACCCCAGGCAGATCTTCTTGGCCTCACGGGTGGAGCCACCCTTTTCCGGGAAGAAGGCCTCGGGGTCGGTCTGGGCGCACAGCGCCCGGTCCTGCCACTGGTCGGCGGCCGGCTCCGGCATGGGCTCGGGCTCGAAAGCGATTGGCGCGTCAGGGACCACGGTCAAATACGGCCGAGCGGGGCGGTCCAGCGCCGGGATCAGGTCGGTGTGCGGCGTGCTCGCCATGGCGCCTCGAAAAGTTTCGTAAGACATACGGTCGTCCGCCTCCTCAGCTTGATTGAGAGAGAGAGTGATTGGTTTCCCACTGTTCTGATGTACAGACAATTCGAACAAGTGATCGAATCTCGGTCTGCGACACCGGAGTCGGCCGGCCAACCGGGAAATGACACTGATGTGATTAGACACGG is part of the Mycobacterium mantenii genome and encodes:
- a CDS encoding WhiB family transcriptional regulator codes for the protein MASTPHTDLIPALDRPARPYLTVVPDAPIAFEPEPMPEPAADQWQDRALCAQTDPEAFFPEKGGSTREAKKICLGCEVRHECLEYALEHDERFGIWGGLSERERRRLKRGII